In Alteribacillus bidgolensis, a genomic segment contains:
- a CDS encoding DUF2933 domain-containing protein, whose translation MEQWLYYLALLACPVMLIVMFWMMKGMMNYEKDCSSSSNADLEKSMHDLSEKNKQLTAEIENLKKNSR comes from the coding sequence ATGGAACAGTGGCTGTATTATTTAGCTTTGTTGGCTTGCCCAGTGATGCTTATTGTCATGTTTTGGATGATGAAAGGTATGATGAATTACGAGAAAGATTGTTCCTCCTCATCAAACGCAGACCTTGAGAAAAGCATGCATGACCTTTCAGAGAAAAACAAACAGTTAACAGCAGAAATAGAAAACCTAAAAAAGAATTCACGATAA
- the lgt gene encoding prolipoprotein diacylglyceryl transferase, whose protein sequence is MLYSVPAMDRVAVELGPFTVYWYGVIIGMGALLGFLLANKEAQRRGMPKDILADLLIFAIPISILCARLYYITFRWEYYSQYPSQILAVWEGGLAIHGGLIGAVITAVIFAKAKKISFWKLADITAPSILLGQAIGRWGNFMNQEAHGGPVTREFLEGLMLPEFIVNQMYIDGIYYHPTFLYESLWSLAGVLFLLYLRKVNLRRGELFLSYLIWYSVGRFFIEGMRTDSLMIGESLRTAQVLSFLLIVVAIILLVYRRKAGLSNVRYLEKAS, encoded by the coding sequence ATGTTGTATTCCGTTCCAGCTATGGATCGGGTAGCTGTGGAGTTGGGACCTTTCACGGTTTACTGGTATGGGGTGATTATTGGAATGGGAGCGTTACTAGGTTTTCTTCTGGCCAATAAAGAAGCACAAAGGCGAGGAATGCCAAAAGACATTTTAGCCGACTTGCTCATTTTTGCTATTCCTATTTCGATTCTTTGTGCGAGGCTTTACTATATAACTTTTCGATGGGAGTATTACTCGCAATACCCTTCTCAAATTCTTGCCGTATGGGAAGGAGGCTTGGCCATACACGGTGGATTAATCGGAGCCGTGATCACCGCCGTTATTTTTGCGAAAGCGAAGAAGATTTCTTTTTGGAAGCTGGCTGATATTACGGCGCCAAGTATTCTCCTCGGACAGGCCATTGGGCGCTGGGGAAATTTTATGAATCAGGAAGCACACGGAGGTCCGGTGACAAGAGAGTTTCTAGAAGGACTGATGCTGCCTGAATTCATTGTTAATCAGATGTATATTGATGGCATCTACTACCACCCAACCTTCTTGTATGAATCACTTTGGAGCTTGGCGGGAGTGTTGTTCCTTCTTTATTTGCGGAAAGTTAATTTACGACGAGGAGAACTGTTTTTAAGCTATCTTATTTGGTATTCGGTTGGCCGATTTTTCATTGAGGGAATGCGCACGGATAGTTTAATGATCGGTGAATCCCTGCGAACGGCCCAGGTCCTTTCTTTTCTTTTGATTGTCGTTGCCATTATTCTTCTAGTTTATCGACGAAAAGCAGGGCTTTCAAATGTTAGGTATCTTGAAAAGGCGAGCTAA